In Deinococcus seoulensis, a genomic segment contains:
- a CDS encoding excalibur calcium-binding domain-containing protein, which translates to MKRALCLLALSLGLAHAQRAPAGVLTIRFLDVGQGDAVLITSPEGKSVLYDGGRSESRMRELIRQYDVPSLDLIAASHGDADHITGLIPAAALFKPRFFLNNGVAATTQTWAKLTNILKLAGTQGLPARNQVLNLGSVRLTVLPPPAGMPAGDQNLNSVGLIVQYGSFRALLTGDSETEQTRAWLRTLPGGTLGPVDVYKSIHHGAANGDSAAWLAAVQPRNVVVSVGPNNYGHPTSTALNLYRKVGANVFRTDLQGTVTVTVQPGGAYRITTEKGTATPAAVPVKPAPTPAPVVPAAPANVTYANCAAVRAAGKSPLLRGQPGYSTKLDRDGDGRACE; encoded by the coding sequence GTGAAGCGCGCCCTGTGCCTGCTGGCCCTCAGCCTGGGACTGGCGCACGCGCAGCGCGCGCCCGCCGGGGTCCTCACCATCCGCTTCCTGGACGTCGGGCAGGGCGACGCGGTGCTGATCACCAGTCCTGAGGGCAAGAGTGTCCTGTACGACGGGGGCCGCAGTGAAAGCCGGATGCGGGAACTCATCCGCCAGTACGACGTGCCCTCCCTGGACCTGATCGCCGCCAGTCACGGGGACGCCGACCACATCACCGGGCTGATCCCGGCCGCGGCACTGTTCAAGCCGCGTTTTTTCCTGAACAACGGCGTGGCGGCCACCACGCAGACCTGGGCGAAACTCACCAACATCCTGAAGCTCGCGGGCACCCAGGGTCTCCCCGCCCGGAACCAGGTCCTGAACCTGGGCAGCGTGCGGCTCACGGTGCTGCCCCCACCGGCTGGCATGCCAGCCGGTGACCAGAACCTCAACAGCGTCGGCCTGATCGTGCAGTACGGGTCGTTCCGTGCGCTGCTGACCGGGGACAGTGAGACGGAGCAGACCCGTGCGTGGCTGCGGACCCTTCCGGGCGGGACGCTGGGGCCGGTGGACGTGTACAAGAGCATTCATCACGGCGCGGCGAACGGAGACAGCGCCGCGTGGCTGGCGGCCGTGCAGCCCCGGAACGTGGTGGTGAGCGTGGGCCCGAACAACTACGGGCATCCGACGAGTACGGCCCTGAACCTGTACCGCAAGGTCGGGGCCAACGTGTTCCGCACGGACCTCCAGGGCACCGTGACGGTGACCGTGCAACCCGGCGGTGCGTACCGCATCACCACGGAGAAGGGCACGGCCACGCCAGCCGCTGTTCCGGTCAAACCGGCGCCCACGCCCGCGCCGGTGGTCCCGGCCGCACCAGCGAACGTGACCTACGCGAACTGCGCGGCCGTCCGCGCCGCCGGGAAGTCACCGCTGCTGCGCGGTCAACCCGGGTACAGCACCAAGCTCGACCGGGACGGGGACGGCCGCGCCTGCGAGTGA
- a CDS encoding transposase encodes MKTENATGDASRLYQAILPHLQGALWNDVRNVHTLAWMVTGMLLSRRSTPSFWLPHVHSRAAFAQSTERRFRRWLGNKHLHPSLLYGPIITRALREWGQDTLVLALDTSVLFEKFCLIRVSVLFRGRAVPLVSRVLEHSSAQVDTDELLPVLAEAKGLLDFVGIRQVRLLADRGFCDTDLMAWLQHCGWTYRIRIKSTLILSTPDGQRLCKIGDVKLQPRETACFHHVRLTGRQFGPVHVVLGRPSDDPEQWQVVSNEPTSVETFGEYGERFQIEEGFLDEKSGLFELEASKLRDVKSLERLVMVISVATLLLVSEGLDVVERGDRRRVDPHWQRGLSYLKIGHKAMSYALSRGQRFFRTLRLRGGPDPEPPKPRKRDQPSSLDSLKNGWHVSFHFIS; translated from the coding sequence GTGAAGACCGAAAATGCCACCGGGGACGCCTCACGACTCTACCAAGCCATCCTCCCTCATCTCCAGGGTGCCCTGTGGAACGACGTCCGCAACGTCCATACCCTCGCCTGGATGGTCACGGGAATGCTGCTCTCCAGGCGCAGCACACCCTCCTTCTGGCTCCCTCACGTCCACTCCCGCGCAGCGTTCGCGCAGAGCACCGAACGCCGCTTTCGACGCTGGTTAGGCAATAAGCACCTTCACCCGAGCCTGCTCTACGGTCCGATCATCACCCGCGCACTCCGCGAGTGGGGCCAGGACACCCTGGTCCTCGCCCTGGATACCAGCGTCCTGTTCGAGAAATTCTGCCTCATCCGGGTATCCGTCCTCTTCCGGGGGCGGGCTGTTCCACTGGTGTCCCGGGTACTCGAGCATTCCAGTGCCCAGGTCGATACGGACGAATTGCTCCCCGTGCTCGCAGAAGCCAAAGGTCTCCTGGACTTCGTGGGAATCCGTCAGGTCCGCCTGCTGGCGGACCGGGGTTTCTGCGACACCGACCTGATGGCATGGCTCCAGCACTGCGGATGGACCTACCGCATCCGTATCAAATCCACCCTGATCCTCAGCACGCCAGACGGGCAGCGCCTCTGCAAGATCGGCGATGTGAAACTCCAACCGAGGGAAACGGCCTGCTTTCACCATGTGCGTCTGACCGGACGGCAATTTGGGCCGGTGCACGTCGTTCTGGGTCGTCCATCAGACGACCCAGAGCAATGGCAGGTGGTGAGCAACGAGCCCACCAGCGTGGAAACCTTTGGCGAGTACGGCGAGCGTTTTCAGATCGAGGAAGGGTTTCTGGACGAGAAAAGCGGCCTGTTCGAGCTGGAAGCGTCCAAACTGCGGGATGTGAAAAGCCTGGAACGGCTGGTCATGGTGATCTCGGTGGCGACGTTGCTGCTGGTGTCCGAGGGGCTGGACGTGGTGGAGCGTGGGGATCGACGACGCGTCGATCCCCACTGGCAGCGCGGATTGAGCTACCTGAAGATTGGGCACAAAGCGATGAGCTACGCGCTGAGTCGAGGTCAGAGGTTCTTCAGAA